The window CCCCCGAACCCCCCACCGGCCGCTGCCGCCCCTCCGTCTCCTTCTCCGGCCGCCTAGCCGGCTAACCCCCCACGCGAGTCGCCCCTTCCAGCAAATGAGTCGCCCCGTCCGGCGAATGAGTTCAACATTCAGGCAGCGTGTGCCGCACTTTGCGACTCACATGACTTTGGTTCGCTTGCCTGAATGTTGAACTCATTCGCCGGACGGGGCGACTCATTTGCTGGAAGGGGCGACTCGCGGGGTTAGATCAGGCCTTCGCGGAGGGCGTAGGCGACGGCGTGGGAGCGGTTGCGGAGTTGGAAGCGGTTGGTCACGTCGTGGAGGATGGACTTGACCGTGCGCTGCGAGTAGCACAGCTTGTCGGCGATTTCCTTTGTGGACATTCCCGAGGCGACCAGCCGCAGCACCTCGGTCTCCCGGTTGGTGATGCCTGCCAGGTGTAGGCCGCGAGGCTCCAACACGTGACGCTGCAAGCGGGACACGCGGTTCAGCAGCCGCCCCAGCAGATCCGGCGGCAGCGCGCCCTCACCCGCGGACGCCGCCTTCACCAGGCGCACCAGCACGTCCGGGGTGGTGTCGACTCTTCGCGCGACGGCGCACACCCCGCCCTCCACCGCGGTGAGGATCTCGCTGTCCTCCAGTTCCCCCGCGACCAGCACGACCCGGGCGAAACCCCGGACCTGCAACGTCTTGAGCAGGTGGTTGGCCCGGTCGTCGAACCGGTCGGTGACCACCAGGGCGACCGTCTCGGGCGAGGCGTCGTCCTCGTCGACGAGCCACACCTCGGGGCGGGTCCGCAACGCCATGTGGACACCGTTCTGCAGTATCGGATCCGTGGCCCGCACGATGACCTGCGTCCGACTTTGGTCCAACATGGCAACCCCACCTTCGCCTCAGAGCACTCCCGGACTGTCCACGGTGCCCGAACGGGCGTCCCGAGCGCATGGGACCGGTGTCCCGAAGTTGCCCGACAGGGCGCCTATCCACCGTCCCCCAGGCCGGCTTTGCGGGCCCGGACGATGGCCTGCGCCCGGTCGGCCACGTGCAGCTTGGTGAAGATGCTCGACACGTGGTTGCGCACGGTCTTCGGGCTCAGCGACAGCTTGCTCGCGATCCCCGGGTTGCTGACCCCGTTGGCGATCAGCGCCAACACCTCCCGCTCCCGCGCGGTCAGCTCCGGGAACACCGGGCCCGCCAGTTCGGGACCCGCGTTGAAGAAGCCGAGAACGCGGGTCGCGATGTCCGGCCCGAAGATCGCCTCACCCCGGCCGACGGCGTGCACCGCGCGCACGATCTCGTCCTGCCCGGACCCTTTGAGCAGGTAGCCGCGGGCACCCGCGCGCATCGCGGCGAACACGGATTCGCTGTCGTTGAACATGGTCAGCACCAACACGCCGGTGTCGATCCGTTCGCCGACGATGGCGCGCGCCGCGTCGATGCCGGTCATGTCGGGCAGGTGGACGTCCATGACGACGACGTCCGGGGTCAGCTCACGGGCCGTGGCGATGGCCTCGGCGCCGGTGGCGGCCTCACCCACCAGTTCGACGCTCGGTTCCGCCGCCAGCACCGTGCACAGCCCGAAGCGGAACAGCGGATGATCGTCGACGACCAGCACCCTCGGGCGCGCGTCACTCATGCGGTGGCGACCTCCTTCGGCAGCGGCAGCGTCGCCAGCACGCGTGTCCCGCCCTCGGCTTCGGCGGCGACGAGGCAGTCGCCGCCCAGTTCGGCCGCCCGTTCGCGCATCGACGCCAGCCCCACACCGCCGAAGGTGTGCCCGGGCAGGCCGATCCCGTCGTCGACGACCTCGATGTGAAGATCATCGTCGATCCACAGCCGCACCGCGCACGATCGGGCGTACGCGTGTCGGGTGACGTTCGTCAGCGCCTCACAGACGATTCGGTACGCCGCGACGTCGATCGACGAAGGCAGCCTTGGCATGACTGTCGGCACTTCGAGCATGATCGTGACGCCCTCGTCGGTCCCGTCGAGTTTCGCCGTGCGGCTGGCGAGGGTGCCCGCGTACTCGCGCAGCGCCGGGACCAGCCCGATCTGGTCGAGCACCGGCGGCCGCAGCCCGGCCGCGAGCCTGCGGATCTCGGTGATCGCGTCTTGCAGCTCGTCGCGCATCCGCCCGAGCAGCACACCCGAGGCCGAGGCCGGGTCGACGCCGCGGCGGCTCGCGTCGAGCCCGAGGGCGATCGCCGCGAGCGTGGGCCCGACCCCGTCGTGCAACTCGTGCAGGATGCGCCGCCGTTCCTCCTCGCGGGCCTGGACCAGGCGATCACGGCTGCGCCGCAGATCCTGGGTCAGCCGGGCGGTGTACACGGCGGTGCCCGCGTGCCGGGCCACGTCGGCCAGCGCGAGCCGGTCGCGCGAGCGCAGCACCGAGCGGCCGCCGACGACCAGCGTGCCCACGCGTTCGCCTTGGTGGGTAAGGGCCAGTTCGTGCCGGTCGGCCGACGGCGTGCCGGTGACCGCGGCGACCTCGGTGCGCCCGTTGTCCCGGATCTCGATCGCCACGTACGGCAGCCGCAG is drawn from Actinokineospora alba and contains these coding sequences:
- a CDS encoding helix-turn-helix transcriptional regulator, which translates into the protein MLDQSRTQVIVRATDPILQNGVHMALRTRPEVWLVDEDDASPETVALVVTDRFDDRANHLLKTLQVRGFARVVLVAGELEDSEILTAVEGGVCAVARRVDTTPDVLVRLVKAASAGEGALPPDLLGRLLNRVSRLQRHVLEPRGLHLAGITNRETEVLRLVASGMSTKEIADKLCYSQRTVKSILHDVTNRFQLRNRSHAVAYALREGLI
- a CDS encoding response regulator transcription factor; translation: MSDARPRVLVVDDHPLFRFGLCTVLAAEPSVELVGEAATGAEAIATARELTPDVVVMDVHLPDMTGIDAARAIVGERIDTGVLVLTMFNDSESVFAAMRAGARGYLLKGSGQDEIVRAVHAVGRGEAIFGPDIATRVLGFFNAGPELAGPVFPELTAREREVLALIANGVSNPGIASKLSLSPKTVRNHVSSIFTKLHVADRAQAIVRARKAGLGDGG